In the Fibrobacter succinogenes genome, GACGATTGGTCCGGGTGCCAAGGTGCGCCGCGCTATCGTTGAAAAGGGCTTGCATATTCCGGCCGGTTTCCAGATTGGTTACGATTTGGAACGCGACAAGCAGCTCTTCCACGTGACCGAATCCGGCATCGTCGTCCTCGCCAAGGATACAATTATAAAAGCGTAATTTTTTTCAATATTTTTTAACACCAATCCTTGATTATATAATCAAGGATTTTTTTTCATTGCAAAAAAAGCGTCGGCCAAGGCATATTCTTCGCAGTAGCGTGCAAAACGAGAGTCGCGAACGACTACTTGTAGGCGTTCATGACCGAGTGACGCCGCAGACGCCGCAGGCGTCAAAAGCATCAAAGGCGAATGCTGCGGTTGCACTTGTGCAAACATAGCTGAGCCGTAATTGCTGATGCTGAAAGCATCCACTCCGAGCTGGGGAGCTCCCCCATTTTTTCTAAATTTGCTCGCATGAACGAAGAACAAAGCGCAAAATTTTCTCAGAAGTTACAAGATATTGCTAAAGCTCCCAAGTACCGCGGAGCGATTTTCCAGATTGAAGCCGATGAAAAGGGCCTTGCCCTTGTTGACGTCAAGGAAGCAAGCCTCAAAGTCTACTTGATGATTGACCCAGAATGTGACAAGATTCTGGAAACAAGATTTTTCACGTACGGTGGTCCGCTCTTTACCGCCCTTGCCGACTCGTTCTGCCGCAAGATTCAAATGGCAACAGTCGAAGACGCTTGCAAGACTACCGCCGAAAGCCTTGAAGAAGAATTGCGCGACACGCCAAACGTGCGAGCCATCCCGGAAGATGCCGTGGAAATCAAGCAGATGAACAAACTCATCGCGAAAGTTTTAGAGGTCTACCCCGAAAAGAAGGCCACCGCCATTATCGTTCGCGAGAAGATGGAGCGCATCAAGTACCGCACGCAGACTGCCGAAGGCCGTGCCGAAGCAGATACCGAATGGAATGCGCTCACCAAGGCTCAGAAAATTGAAAAAATCGAAGCATGGCTCCACCAGACCGTCCGCGGAACGCTCCAAGGAGACGGTGGCGACATCCAGATTCTCGACCTCACCGACGATAACCGTTTGCAAATCCGCTATCAAGGCGCATGTGCCGGTTGCGGTAGCGCTATGGGCGGCACGCTCTTCTACATCGAAGACGAGCTGAAGAATAACGTCTATTACAACTTGATCGTTGAACCAGAAGATCCGCTCGCCAACATTCCGCAGAATCCGGACTTGCCGGGCTTGGATGACTACAATCCGCCTGCTAGTTTGTTCTAATTGACAGTCGATCGTTATCGGTCGTTGGTCATTGGTTATTAGTTTTATGCCCACCGTGCGTGGGCATTTTTTCTATATTTCCTTCGGAAAAATCCACAAAGGAAATGATATGTCCGAAGAACTCGTTTTGAAATTCGTTGACCCGCAGCCGATGCGCTACGGTGAAAACTCCCACCAGTCTGCCGTGTTCTACCGCGACCCGACCTGCACCGAAGCAAACCTCGCTTCTGCAAAGCAGCTCTGGGGTAAGGAACTCTCCTACAATAACATTGTTGACGCTGACGCCGCCCTCGAAATGGCTCGCGAATTTAGCGATGGCAACGCTGTTGTAATCGTGAAGCACATGAACCCGTGCGGACTTGCAACGGGTGAAACGCTCCGCGAAGCTTTGGAAGCCGCTTGGGCTGGTGATCCGGTATCCGCTTTTGGTTCCGTGATTGCTGTGACCCGCAAGGTTGACCTTAAAACTGCCGAATTCCTCAAGGGCAAGTTCGTTGAAATTTTGCTCGCTCCGGCATTCGATGACGACGCTCTCGAATTCCTCAAGAACAAGTCCAAGGACATTCGCCTCCTCGAAGTCGGCGAAATCAAGAAGGCTACAGCCTGCAAGGTTTACAAGCACGTGATTGGCGGCATGCTCGTCCAGGACCGCGACATCGGTACTTGGGACAAGTTCGAATGCGTCACAAAGGCTCAGTTCCCGAAGAACAAGGAAGACCTCGCCCGCTTCACTTGGCTCGTCACCAAGCATACAAAGTCCAACGCTATCGTAATGTGCTACGAATACAAGCCGGGTTATTTCCAGGTGATGGGTCTTGGCCCGGGCCAGCCAAACCGCATCGACTCGAACCTCCGCCTCTGCCAGCCGCGCGTTCGTGACAACGTAGCTCGCCTCCCGGAAGCAAAGGAATTCTTCGACGAAAACGGCAAGCTCGTGAACGAAGCTGGCCTCAAAGCTCTCGAAAAGAAGGTCTTTGGCGAAGTTGTTATGGGTTCTGACGCCTTCTTCCCGTTCCCAGACAACGTCGAAGCCGCACACGATGCTGGCGTTCGCTACATTGTTCAGCCAGGTGGCTCCAAGAAGGACGACCTTTCCATCGAATCTGCAGACAAGTTCGGCATTGCGATGGTGTTCACCGGAATGCGCCACTTCCGTCACTAATTTACTATAAGGTAAGAATGATTCCAGTTTCTCAAAAAGAAACAAACCAAAGAGAGAAGGACCTCTACTACGCGGTCCTCTCTTTCTTGAAGTCTGTTCGCAAAGCCGGTAAGACAACCGCCAAAGAATGGAACGAGTACCGCTCCAAGTTGACGGGTATTGCGCCATCGCCCGAAATGAGCAAGGCAACCGACATGTGGACAATGGATAACTTGGATCAATTCCAGCCGGACAAGACGCAACTTCCTCCGTTGAATGACATGGAATCCGTTGCAAGAGTTTCGCCCGAGTTTTTGTCGCAGTTGTTGGAGGCTTTGTACTACGGCATGCTAAACTTGACCCAGGCGAACTTGATTTCAGACGAAATTCAAGATGCGGACCCGGAATGCGTAAGCACGGCATCCCTTGAAGAATTGTTGGTCAAGCTCTGGATCGGAAACGCGAAGAGCTACCGGAAAATTGTAGTGAACTAAGCGGCGTTGCCGCAGTGATTAGTAAACAGTGATTAGTAAACAGGATCGCAGAAATCAAGATGTTTTTTGCTATTTCTAACCACTAACCACTAATCACCAACCACTAATTACTGAAAGTTATGAGCAATAGAGTACGTGTTATTGGTGGCGGTCTTGCGGGCTGCGAAGCGGCACTTCAATTGGCAAGCCGTGGTTTTCAAGTTGATTTGTACGAAATGCGCCCCAACAGGCAGACGCCAGCACACAGGGACGGACACCTCGCCCAACTCGTCTGTTCAAACAGTTTCAAGGCTTTGGGCATTACAAGCGCTCACGGCCTTTTAAAAGCGGAACTTACGATGCTCGGAAGCTTTTTGCTGGAATGCGCGCGCGAAGCAGCAGTCCCCGCAGGCGATTCCCTGACCGTAAACCGCGACATTTTTAGCGAACTTGTCGAAAAGAAGATTGCAGAATTTCCGAACATTACGCTGCACCGCGAAGAAGTAACGAGTCTCGAAGGCGATTGCCCGACGCTTGTTGCCGCGGGACCTTTGGCAAGCGACACCCTCGCCGATGATATTTTCAAGCGCCTTGGCAGCAACCGCCTGCATTTCTTTGATGCTATTGCGCCAGTGGTCGAAACAGACAGCATCGACTTTGATCACGCCTTCTACCGCAACCGCTGGGAAAAAGGCGAAACCGCAGACTTTATCAACTGCCCGCTCGACAAGGAAACTTATACTGAATTTGTGCGCAAGCTCTGCGAAGCCGAAGCTACGGAACCTCGCCCGTTCGAGAAGAAAGAACTTTTTGAAGGTTGCCTCCCTGTCGAAGAAATGGCGCGTCGTGGCTACGAAACTCTCCGCCACGGGCCCATGCGCCCGATAG is a window encoding:
- a CDS encoding NifU family protein translates to MNEEQSAKFSQKLQDIAKAPKYRGAIFQIEADEKGLALVDVKEASLKVYLMIDPECDKILETRFFTYGGPLFTALADSFCRKIQMATVEDACKTTAESLEEELRDTPNVRAIPEDAVEIKQMNKLIAKVLEVYPEKKATAIIVREKMERIKYRTQTAEGRAEADTEWNALTKAQKIEKIEAWLHQTVRGTLQGDGGDIQILDLTDDNRLQIRYQGACAGCGSAMGGTLFYIEDELKNNVYYNLIVEPEDPLANIPQNPDLPGLDDYNPPASLF
- a CDS encoding IMP cyclohydrolase; this translates as MSEELVLKFVDPQPMRYGENSHQSAVFYRDPTCTEANLASAKQLWGKELSYNNIVDADAALEMAREFSDGNAVVIVKHMNPCGLATGETLREALEAAWAGDPVSAFGSVIAVTRKVDLKTAEFLKGKFVEILLAPAFDDDALEFLKNKSKDIRLLEVGEIKKATACKVYKHVIGGMLVQDRDIGTWDKFECVTKAQFPKNKEDLARFTWLVTKHTKSNAIVMCYEYKPGYFQVMGLGPGQPNRIDSNLRLCQPRVRDNVARLPEAKEFFDENGKLVNEAGLKALEKKVFGEVVMGSDAFFPFPDNVEAAHDAGVRYIVQPGGSKKDDLSIESADKFGIAMVFTGMRHFRH
- the trmFO gene encoding methylenetetrahydrofolate--tRNA-(uracil(54)-C(5))-methyltransferase (FADH(2)-oxidizing) TrmFO; its protein translation is MSNRVRVIGGGLAGCEAALQLASRGFQVDLYEMRPNRQTPAHRDGHLAQLVCSNSFKALGITSAHGLLKAELTMLGSFLLECAREAAVPAGDSLTVNRDIFSELVEKKIAEFPNITLHREEVTSLEGDCPTLVAAGPLASDTLADDIFKRLGSNRLHFFDAIAPVVETDSIDFDHAFYRNRWEKGETADFINCPLDKETYTEFVRKLCEAEATEPRPFEKKELFEGCLPVEEMARRGYETLRHGPMRPIGLGLGNNGHLWYAVIQLRAENKQKTLFNMVGFQTRLKWGTQKEIFTMVPALRNAKFARLGCMHRNTFIESPKFLDKTLRLRPELDCAKGIPPTWFAGQITGSEGYTEAVATGWYAAWNMAQTILHGHSDPLPEESCIGALMNRLVEENEDFQPMNFNFGLLPHQDGLKKKNKKEILAANAERAVREWIAARNMA